The DNA region TGGCGTGGCACCCCCAGCCACAGTTCCCGTATGAACATTCGAAGCCAATTGTGAGGAATTCCGTGGAATCAGGTTCGAATCTAATCAACGACGAGCTGGTTTGTTCCGGCGCGAGCGGCTTGAAGGACAAACATCCCGAGTTTGTTCGTGACGAGCTCGCCAAGGCAACCTTCACCACCAAGCACCGTTGGTTCCCACGAGCACGCGACAAGAAAGCGAAACGCACTCCCATGGACCGGGAATTTCTTTAAGCTGTTTCGTGGCTTAGTTGGCTTctagatttttaattaaaataatgtaaTGAATAAAACTTTGTTTCTTGAAAGTTCAGTGCCTTTATTTGGGAAAAacatacttaaatacttaatcGATACGTCTCTTCTTCACCAGCGAACCGAGTAAATCCGAAATGGTTGGCATTGTGGTTTGATCAAAAATTGCATTCACATTGGAAGAGGAAGATGGCGCCTCGGCTGAGGGAGCATTCTTCAAATCTCGGTGATGCGGAAATGTTGGCATAAGTTTCGGATCACACGGTAAAGGCGCTTCCTTGAAGTAGCTACTTTGCAAACACTCTTCGGCAGATGCTCTCTTCTTGGGGTCGTACATAAACAGGAAGTTGAGCAGCCGCAGTCCCGCCGATGAAAGCCATGCGAATTTAGGTTTCAGGTTATTGTACGGTTGGGCCTTCAACGTGAAATTCTGTAGTGCCGGCAGACGCGAGAAATCGGGCCAAATGGTTTCGGACGGCGTTCCGAGTAGATCTATGATGAGCTCAATTTGGGAAATCTCACTGACACCTGGTAGTAAAGGTTTGTGGGCCAAAAGTTCGCCCAGAATACAACCGGCGGCCCACATGTCCACGGCAGTGGTTTGCTCCTTCGCACCGAACAATAGCTCAGGAGATCGATACCACAAGGTGACCAGGCCCGGTGTCATCGGTTTAGTCGAGTCGCTCTGATAGCGGGCCAATCCGAAATCGGCAATCTTCAGGCAGCCCTTGTCCGTGAGAAGCAGATTTGAGACTTTTAAGTCGCGATGAATGATAAAGTTGGCGTGCAAATAACGCAGCCCTTTCAGGAGCTGAATTACGATGCATTTAACCTGGAAgcaaaaacacatttattttattcaagagTTTTGTccagaatttttatattttacctGTGACTCCGTAAACGGCGACTCCATGTTGTCCAGAAGCGAAGCCAAATCTTGCTCACAAAACTCCATAACCAGAAAAATGCTCTCCAGGCTGTTTCCGACCACAACTTCCTTCAGCTGGACTACATTTTCGTGATTGCAACTCTTCAAGATCTGAATCTCTCGCAGGCCGCTAACGGGAAATCCATCCTTAAATATTTCCTGATCAATTCGAACTTTTTTCAGCGCGACAATTTCATTATTAGTAGTGTCCCTGGCTCGAACTGCaggaaataataataaattatagAAACATCCTACTGAAAACAGATCAGAATTAAACTTACACACGATTCCGTACGTTCCTTCGCCCACTCGATTACACTTTTGAAAGGCGGACACGTACCGGCATTTGccaaactggaaaaaaatgtaatcaatTATCATATCGAAGTGCCTTGAGTAACACTGAGTCTCCTACAATGTCCTTGCTCGGGATGTCGGTGAACTGTTTGGTCAAGAAGGACATCAGGCCCTTCCGCGTTATTGGTCCGCACGGGTCGCTCGTTCCGGTTTGTTTACCTCCGTCGGCAGCCTTGCGCTTTTCTGGAATAGAATTCGTTTCGTTAAACAACCGATTTACGTTTGAGGAACGCAGCTTTTTTACCTTTAGTCATGTTGAAGTTCGAATTAGAATGTAGTTACTTCGCAAATATAgagatattaattttattaattaaatatCAGAATGGATTTCAGAAACACTTCTGCAAAAGCATCAaacaaaaagcaacaaaaagcTTTTTTGACAGTTCAACCAAATACACTGTTGTGGTAAATTACTCAAAATGCGCGTAACTGTTCTACAAAAACCGTGTAACTGTTATACAGGTATTTTCGCATAAGCCTGTATGTTTTGATTCCGGCATCCACACGCcgtgtgattttttgttttgaatctcttttgcaTTGTTGCTCAAAACGGTGAGCGTTACATTTTCATATTATTTATCATGGATCTTTACAGTAAAGTGTACACCGAGGTAATGTGTTTCCTCACATAGTTGAGCGACTGatatcaaattattattttgttcaACAGGCTCTGCAGAAGAATACAGCGGAGGCGGCAAAATGGAAACAATACGAACAAGAACATCAGGAAGTGAAATCCAATCTGGACCTGTATCGCAAGCAGTTCAAAGTTGATATTCTTATCCCGATCGGATCAAAAGCCTTACTCCCGGGCTACTTGTACCACACCGGGGAAGTGTTGGCCAGTCACGGTTCCGGTTACTTTTCCGACTGTACCGTCAATCAGGCCAAAGTAATCGTTGATCATCGCCTTAAAGCCGCCCGGGAAATGCTGCAAAAATACGACAGGGAGCGAGAACTTTTTACCGATAAGGTGGAAGTGCCTTTTGCAGAGGAAGCATTTGGAGGTCAGGAAATCATCGAAGAATACGACGACCAACGAGAAAGTGTGTGGCGCGAAGAGCATCGACAACGTGTCAAGGAAAGCAAAATACGCGAGGCGCAGGAAAGGCAGCAGAACAAGCAGGATAGCACAGACCGACAAATCATGGAGCATCTGGAAGAGTTGGAGCTGATGGAGGAGCTAGAAGCGGAAATAGACAGATTGAATGTGCCCCCCAACGACGAACAGTTGCACAAGTTGATGTCTGGCGAGATCAGGTTGAGTGAaaaagagaattgctcacgaTCGTGAAACAGAACACCACTCAAATACATCATGCACTCCGGTGCACAATTCCTCAAACGACGAACAATGTGAAATTGAAACCACTGACGACGACGAGGAGGAGGACGAAGAGTCGAGTGCTTCGGAAGATAACGTTTCACCAGCATTCTTAAAGCTTTTGCAGGTTACCAAGAGCATGAACAAACGCGACAAAATCGAAACTTTCAAGCAAGAATTGAAGGAAATTCAACTTAAATTAAAACATAGTGAAACCACCATCGAAGAAAAGGTGGACCTTTACGATCTGTCGTACGAGCTGGAAGAAGCACTTGATTTTCTCCTTCCTTCATGGGAAGAATCCGGTGAGAAaagcgaaaaaagaaaaaaagttatcaagttTGCGAACGACGTGAGCGTTAAAATCATTGATGATGAAGAAACAAACACAAAGTGCAACAGCACACTGGAgcttaaaatcaaacattctgaTGAATGCACCACATATTCGACGCCATCCGATGGAAACAACGAAATTCAAAGTCCAGTTGACATTTACCGTTTGTTTGAGCATTGCACATCAAAAGAGATCGTTGCTCCGCCCAAGCTGGAAaccaaatcaattttgaaaaagcgAAACGCAACCCAACAGGAGGCTAAATACATCGAGTCTGTAACTAAGAAAAAGAGCAGCATTGCAACAGACGTAAGTAAATAATGTAATGCTAGCaacaggatatttttttaaacactcctTTCTATTCCTCAGATCATCGGAGACGTCGTTGA from Culex quinquefasciatus strain JHB chromosome 3, VPISU_Cqui_1.0_pri_paternal, whole genome shotgun sequence includes:
- the LOC6032791 gene encoding cyclin-dependent kinase 10; translated protein: MTKEKRKAADGGKQTGTSDPCGPITRKGLMSFLTKQFTDIPSKDIFGKCRYVSAFQKCNRVGEGTYGIVFRARDTTNNEIVALKKVRIDQEIFKDGFPVSGLREIQILKSCNHENVVQLKEVVVGNSLESIFLVMEFCEQDLASLLDNMESPFTESQVKCIVIQLLKGLRYLHANFIIHRDLKVSNLLLTDKGCLKIADFGLARYQSDSTKPMTPGLVTLWYRSPELLFGAKEQTTAVDMWAAGCILGELLAHKPLLPGVSEISQIELIIDLLGTPSETIWPDFSRLPALQNFTLKAQPYNNLKPKFAWLSSAGLRLLNFLFMYDPKKRASAEECLQSSYFKEAPLPCDPKLMPTFPHHRDLKNAPSAEAPSSSSNVNAIFDQTTMPTISDLLGSLVKKRRID
- the LOC6032790 gene encoding unconventional prefoldin RPB5 interactor-like protein; the protein is MDLYSKVYTEALQKNTAEAAKWKQYEQEHQEVKSNLDLYRKQFKVDILIPIGSKALLPGYLYHTGEVLASHGSGYFSDCTVNQAKVIVDHRLKAAREMLQKYDRERELFTDKVEVPFAEEAFGGQEIIEEYDDQRESVWREEHRQRVKESKIREAQERQQNKQDSTDRQIMEHLEELELMEELEAEIDRLNVPPNDEQLHKLMSGEIRLSEKENCSRS
- the LOC6032792 gene encoding 39S ribosomal protein L42, mitochondrial; translation: MALCVRVFRRWNHFKTLKQYENVPIAPGCPQSLVQQVIPVGEKCYLAWHPQPQFPYEHSKPIVRNSVESGSNLINDELVCSGASGLKDKHPEFVRDELAKATFTTKHRWFPRARDKKAKRTPMDREFL